GGAAGGATTTTCGACAAATCAACCGAGATCGGTCTTCCAATTGAGCAGATATTCTCATGCTCTGGTGTGTATGGGATGTATCCCAACTTGATGTTTGTAGGAATGTGGTCTATAGGATTGACAGTAAAGTTAGCAGTGTTAGTATAGTGATCTCATATCAATTAACCGACCACATCCCATCTCTCAATTGCTTACCCCCAACTGTAATTTCTCCcatgttgaaaataattgatTCTTGCTTTTGGTATGTATGTTAGGATGGGAAGTATCAGGAGTGTCAGTTAAATTAGTTCTGTCTACCCTTTCATGTGGCGGCTTGCTGCTTTATATATACCGATAAGAGCGTGTGCACAGCCTTTGAAATCCGCTGATATACTTagcactttttttcattattttctctATCGGATTTTTCGTATTTGCTGCGgagaatagaaaaaatatgacaGTTGACGAAATGAGAATACGGAAATAAAGGATTATTACACGCCGTGAAAAAGGGTGGCAAAGAATTAAGAAATTTCGTTAACTATCTTTAAAATTCTTACTTTCTAAATTTCTATAGTGCAATCTGTTTCTACTGTAAATGATAAGCCGTGAGTACCATGCATCTCGAAAATACTGAAAGCATGGAAAGTACCTTgcaataatgaaaatgtgGTACACTAGGCACGttaaatgttgaaaatgaaatatagAGATAGTTTGCGACATATTGGAAAGAAGAGCAGACACAAACAATGAAAAGTTTTCTGAATACAAAAAAGCTGTACTGAATGTCGAAGGGTACCTAAAATACTGTGGCACTTAGTATTTTACttgaaatgttgaaaatgttgaatatattaGGTTACcaaaatgttgaaataCAGAAAGAGCTGGAAATTTCGGAATAGTAACAATGccaaatacaataaaaatactaTGTACCTTGCTATAGGTACCaagaatatcaagaatAAGGACCATTGCGAGTGTCATACCAGAACTCAAGATTAAAGACCgaaaatattcaagatGTCGTAAATGTTGAAGCACCTTGATTTGCTACAAATACTGAAAATGCAGTAGTAAAGATAGTTGGAATTTTAAATTAATACGAAATAAACCTATTGAGGAATTGATACTAAATAACTAAATATTGAAAACATTGGAAATACTACTGAGTGGATTAAAATACTGAATCCTCTTACCAAAGATGGCAAGAATACTGACTCCCTAAATGCTAAACCAGAGATACTTATATAGGAAACAATGAAGTCTTCATCACGGAGATGACCAATACAAAACGTTCAGAACTGtaaattccaaaaatggatAATATTGAAGCtgaattccaaaaatgaataatattGAAGCTGGATTTCATAAATCATCATATTGAAGCTGAATTTCATAAATCATCGTATTGAAGCCGGATTCCATAACTATAAGTAATAATGAGGCTGAATTCCGTAGCTATAAGTAAATTCTCTAATTtggagaacaaaaaaaatactaatCCCAATCCTAAGAGTACTAACTTCCAATACTGCAATACTGGGAACACTGAAATGCAACTAATGCTAAATACAAATTTATACGACTAATATTAGCAAACTactaaaaaataaaatgcataATCTACCCACAAAACgtaaaaagcataaaaacAAGTAATACATCTAACACAGAGAAGCACTTCTAACACAGCCATGCACAACATCCCTCAGGAAACCTGCATGTCCTCGAGGCGGTCGAGCGCAGCCTTGGTTTTCATAGAGATCCTGGTGCTCAACTCGTAATCGTCTCCGCCGAAATCCTGCGACTTCCTCAACCAGGCAACACTGTCGTCAAGCCCCCCGACCCCGTTGATATTCCAGCAGAAAAGTGCCTTCTCGTACAAGGCAGTGGGGTAGAGCCATGGGTTCTCATCGAGCTTACGGAGCTTCTCCGCCGGGCCGACGCGGCCGGACAGCGAGATGTGCCTGATGACATAGCGGTCCAAAATGTGGTTGCCCCGGTGGATTTGCCCGAGCCGGCGAAGGGAAACAGCTTGCAAAGTGTGGCGCATCATCGACTGCTCGCGGGGCTCGTCAAAGTGGGCGTAGGGCTTGCCCGTGCGAGAATCGAGGAGATCGAGGTCCGGGTCGAGGGTCTGGCTTGCCGTGTAGCCGAGGAGCTTGACGGACAAACGGAGAGCCTGCTCGGGCATCCGGTTGTACCCGTCCCAGAAATAGGCTAGCTCGTGGATGGGCGACGTGCCTATGCAGTCGAGATACGGCATTCCGGTCTGCCGAGCGCGGCGCTGCACCTCGCGGTGCTTGCGGCAAATAAGTTTTTCAAACGGCGGGATATGCGCCATGAATGTTTTCTTGCCCGCGAGCTCCGGCGCCTGTAGTAGGTACTTGCGGGCGAGTTCGCGGTACTTGTCCCTTTTGGCCGGGTCGGCGCTGTCCTGCATGTGCGGGCCCCGCACCAAGAGCCCCGTCTCGCACATGCGGTACGCCTCGAGGTAGCAGGCGCCCGCAAAATATGTATACAAGGCGTGCGAGTAGGTGTTCACGTCCATGAGGTGGAGAAATTCTTTCGCGGCGCGGTCGAAACGGTgcaaaaaaacaagaagcaTGCACCGGTCGAAAAACATCAACGCGTCGACCTGCCGCATTTGGCTGGGCTTGGCCGAGTCCAAGAGCTCCACGGCCTCCTCGAGCCGGCCCCTGCCAGCAAGCATCCGAGACTCCTGCAAGAGCCAGAGGTTGCTCCTGGGGAAGATTGCCCGGGCGTGGAGCAACGTGCGAACGAGCCTGTCGCCTGGGTGAAGGATTGTTGGCTCACCTTGGCCGGCTGTGGCTTTTCGCTCGAGTTCCATTTTTTGTGAGATGTAGGGAGAGGGGGTTGTGCTTgggattttatttttatcattttgatCCCTAATATTAAAGACCTCTTTATCATTGCCTGCATGACCTTCTCCCTTATTACTTTCTCCCTCATTTTCTCCATCATTTTCTCCCTCATTATTTTCTCCTTTACTACTTTCTCCTTCATTATTTCTATCCCCTTGAATATTCACATCCTTAGTATTCTTATCCTTAATATGCTCATCCTTAGTATTCTTATCCTTAATATGCCCATTCTTAGTATTCTTATCCTTAATACGCTTAATATTCGTATCtccaatatttttattttccccATCTCTTTCTCCAATACTCACCTCTCCTTCTCCCCTCACTGGGGCAAGATCAAAAGCAACATCCGTAAACTGAAAGGGCCCGTCGtaaaaaacaagaagagCAAGCAATGCAATTCCGCCCTGCACGTTTCTCTCCTGGGCCGCCTTCCAGATCATCCGGAGTCCCTTCTCGCGCGAGCCCTTGAACCCCACCACGGAAAGCACTGTGCCCAATCCCGGTGGGAGCAAAGAAAGCACCACCTGGAGGATCCCGAAGCAGAGATTCACCCCGGAGTGGATGTACTCGTCCACGCTGGAGATCTCCGGGTCACCGTACATTTGTTCCACGTGCGCCTCCCCGCGCGCCTTCTCAGCCAGGTCTCCCCCCGTGCCCCCCATCCCTAAATGCGTCCTCATCGCCTTGTACGCCGGAGGGTTGCCAATGTGCGACCCGGCGATCCGCGCCTTCCTCATCCGGTAAATGCGCTCGAGCCCTTCCACCACCTCGCGGTCCTGCAGCTGCTGCTCCGTCAACCCGTGCGGCACATCCGCAAAGCGCTGCGTAGACGAACTCGACCCGTCCGACTGCAAATTCGGCGTCGACTCGTTGCCTAGCAGCCCCAGGTTCCGCATCGCCTCCGTAACCGTCGTAAATTCCCCCTTGTTCATCCTCTGCATTGATTTACTAATCGAATCAAGCGCGTGGTACGCTCTTCGGAGTTTGAGCAACGCCTTAGCTTGCTCAACAAAGCTCTCGGTCATGAGCATCAAGAGGGCATTGAGGAGATTCGCCTCCGCATACACCACGGTGTACTCCGTCCCTGCCGGGTAAATCTCCGAGCCCTGTAGCCTATTTTTCTCCGCGAACCCCTTCTCTTTCCACGCGAGGCCCTCCGCCTTGGTCAAAATTACCGCGGCGTGCTTCATGGTATCCTCCTCGAATCCGAGTGTTGCCTCCAAAAATTCGCACACGCCGTACGCCAACTGCGAGATCGGCACCTCATCGTGGTCCTCTAAAAGCCGGAATGCCTCTTTGGGCCGGTCATCTAGCACGTAGTCCATTGCTTTTAGTGCCTTTTCTAATTTCAGCGCTTCAAACACTATGTGCCTTGTTCCCTCCTCTGCCGTGACTGTCCGGCCGGGTGAAAGGAATCCTAATGCTCTGAGCATGATTGTGTGAGTATGtttaaaatatgaaaggatatatatatggaTGGATGTATGAATGTGTGGATATATGGATGTATAGATGTATAGATGGATATATGAATGTATGGATCGATGTATGAATGTATGAATGTCCGGATGTATGGATGTATGGATCGATTTATGGATCGATGTATGTATTTAAATGTATGTATGGATGAGTGTATGATTGTATGGCTTGTTTACACACTTATGGATATACCAAATGACTTAGAAACGTGCTTCAATATCCTCTGGCACAGCCTTAATGTCGAGGTGATATCGCCCGGTCTGCAATGGATGTGTTATTgggaaggaaagaaagaaagaaatgcgGGGGAAACTTATTATTAATGATTCTTATgcctatatatatatgcacATGCCGGCCGTGATTCCTCAAACAATAAATACCTCAGAATATTTCAGAATATTTTTAGCCTGAATAAGAAAACGGAAGCTGGCGAAAAATCGGGAGTGCTGGAAAGTGCggccaaaaaaattagatcCGGCCCAAATACCAAAAATAACcgagagagaaaaaaaatcaaaaagcCAAGAAACCAAATTTAGGTCGGAAGACAGATTCAAATAATGCTGATAAGATGCGGCTGGTTGAAAATCCGTGTGTTCCGTGCAACCTGAGAGGTCTTCTTTAATAATTTCCGAACCTAAAGCTGGTGCAAGGGAGGCAttttataatttatttggATCAGGAAGATGATCATTTATGTTTGGAGGAGATGAAATTCTGTCTGTGTCAGCCATTAAATGCCATTAAATGCCATTAAGGAGCCATTAAGAAGCCATTAAGGAGCCATTAAATTACCGCTTCACCGCCACTTCACCGCCACCTCAGCCACATTATTTCTACCAATCTCCAAACTACTCTACTTCCTACGTCGCCGCAATTAAAGCATCAACGACTCGGTATTCAAGTGTAAATtatacagaaagaaaaaatgcaacTGGCGGTATCTAGTCAAGCCTCAATAGAAGAACACGGCAGCTATGAAGGTGAGAACAGCAGTGAAGCCATGCGTTTTCAACTGGGCTGCGATGGCCTTTGAGGTCGAAGAGCTGGATGAAGTGGCCCTTGCCGACGAAGTGGAGGTGGCCTTAGaacttgatgaagaaacGGCAGTCGAGTGGTTGCTGGATTGCGTGCTGGATGTCTTGACAGTGCTGCTCACGTAGTAAGCATCGTCTCCACACGACTCCTGGGTGCTTGCATCAAAGCCATTTCCACCGGTGGCACCgtttttcaaaagtttgGCGAGTCCGTCTGGAGCAGTTGGCACAGTAATGCTGAAATTCCAGTTTGTTGGGCACGACGAGATCGAGTTCGAAGTTGAGGCACCGGCAGTTCCCGTTGGATCCTCGGTGGAGTTCAACTCCTCACGCAAGTTGTCGAAGTCGGTCAAAGTCTCGACCGAGGTGTCGGACTCAACTTGCACCAATCCGTACTTGGAAGAATCCTCCGTGTACTGGTAGACCAAACCACCGGAGAAAACTGAAGACATCTGCGTGGAGTAGATGGACTTCACCTCGGTGAAAGGTCTGGAGCCAGGAACCTGGTTGCAACCGTATTCGGAGAGGAAGATCGGAACGGAGTAGCCGGTGTACATCTTGACCTTTTCCGAGTATCCGGAGGTCGTGAACGATGATGAGCCACACCATGAGTAGTCGTTAACACCGAGCATGTCGATTCTGGCATTGCTGTCGTTTCCACAGTTCAAGTAATCGGCAAGCTCCTTTCTCAAAGACGAAACATCTGCTGCCGAGTATCCAACAGGGATCTGCCTGTAGTTTCTGGCCGAGATGTACTTCTTCGTGTCTCTGACAACGGCCTTAATGTATGGGGCTGTGTCCAACGTGGCCTCGTTGTTCACCAACTCGTTTGCTGCGAAGAATCCCAAAACGTTGGTGTAGTTGGCAAACTCATCAACAGTCGAAAACACCTCGTTCAAGTAAACTGCATTGTAAGAGCAGCCCGGATCATGACGCGAGAGGGATGCGTCTGGTGTGTTGAGATCAAGAATCAAGTAGATGCCCGCATCGGCAAGCTTCTCCATGCATTCGGAGTGGTCTAAGGTGTTGTCAACAGAGTAAACACGGATTGTGTTCAAACCAAGCTCCTGGAAGTATGGGATATCCCTACCGCAGATTTCGGCATCTCCCAACGGATCCGTCAAGTTTGACGATCCGCCAGGCTGGTAGTCCACACCTCTGATGTAAAATCTATCGCCACTCTCAGAATTGTAGAATGCGTTTCCCTTAACTTTGATGGCTGGAAGACTTGCAGCTGCACAAGCTCCGGCAAAAAGGGTGAGTGCTGAGAATCTCATGTCTGGATGATGCTATCTGTGAGGATAATAGAGTCTTTGCAGATCTACGGAAAGATGACAAGCGGATGATCTGGAGAAAACTACAAATAAAAACCACAAATCTGATCTGAGATGTGAACCGAGAGAGGTTTGAACCTAATCTGGTTGAAACCTTAAAAGcaccgaaaaaaaaaaataaaaataaaaataaaaaaattttatatCTCCACTGCATGGATAGGCGGATGAAactaaaaataaaattaaaagcagaaaatatgaaagaagGAGAGTCCGAGGAATGTGAAATTGTGCATAGATGTTTCCAGGAACAATAGTCTACGAGGAGAAAAGACTAGACTTTTCATCTGTATCTTTGTtcattttgatttatttttttttcacctctgTGTAAACAAAGCTTCGAATTTCACAGATccctgaaaaaaatgaattctAACCCGTGTCTTCGCGACACGTCCCTCTCCCACAAAAGCTGGCATAAGCATGTATGCGTCaaagtaatttttttattttgaatgCCTAACAGTACATGTTGCACTCATGGTGTTGTGCTTTATTCCAAGTCAACCGATGTATTAAAGGGGTTGAGATACAGTCagtttttgtattttttgtgctttttttgttttgttctttttgtgctttttttttttgttctttttgtgTATGCCACAGTTCTCTCACATTTCGTTCTTTCAGATTAATCTAAATCCTCGATCTGAAATGAAACATGCTTGCTCTAAAGACCGTGCAGGCACAGAATGGAatgctttttaatttctgcTGCTGATTATGCTAATGCAAAAATTTTACTTTCACTAATAACTTAATTTGGTGATATAAATTCTCCAACCCCAACGGTGCAAGCGAAGTAATATCCATCCtagtttttcttttcggaAAATTTCCCGCATTCAGTATTTCTCGGCTAGACTCGTGCGTCTCACCACGAGATGCCCGCATTTCGAGCTTTACTGCTATTCAAATAGTGCAATTTTCAGATTTTCTGAAAGAAAAGGGGGAATGTTAAACTGGTGACAACCTTCCTTTAAAattaagaagaaagaatactTCGCAATTAAAAGTTAGGCCATCTGTTTGTCATGCTAATTTTGAGCTTAATGTACTTTTCGCAGATTACTGTTCTTTCAATTCAAGGATTTTCTTGAAGTaaactttaaattttgaacAGAGTGTGTTGAAACAATACTTCAAATGAACAAGTACGTTTCACATAGTAAAAATGTTATTGTTATAGCAACCTTCTATGACAATGGTCAAGATATCATCCTATTTAAACTTCGAAAGACGTATGCTTCTCAGTATTCTATAAATTGTTGAATTGTCAATTTACAAATGCATGCTTGTTGTATTATGCATTTAATACACCATTCTAAATTTTATAATAGCCAATAATTTTTGAGTCTTTCTTTGAAGTATCTTAAAGCTTACTTATTGTGAAGGAACATTCCAAACTCTGTATGGAATGCTGTGTGGAATTTCCAAGTGCGGGAAttgttttcaaaatatgTTTCCGAATGACTCACGCTTGgtagaaaaaatgaattcaacTATGCCTCATAAAATTAGAATGCTGGTGACAATAATGTATATGTCTTGTAATGATTGTCATCTGTAAGGTTTCTGCTTATCTCAATTAACATAGACTTACTCCAGGTACACATTGGTTTCAAGTATTAAGCAAAACTTTGAACATATTGAGTAGTTCACTAATTATGAAAGTACAAGCATAAACGTATATTTCCAAAACCCGTTCTTTCTAGAGGTACAGCTTCTAAGATATTGCTGTGTTCATTTAGTTCACTTCAAGTTTTTAGAcgaaaatacaaaatgcattattttttattgctttccaaaaaaaaatgaataagtTGTTTAGTGATTTCGAAACGTTTTCATAATTTGTAATTTCAGTAATGGTATCAAAGAATTTCATTAGCATTTCGATGTAGATTCAAACTAGTTTTGACAAATactcaaaatcaaaatattcgAAGACAACTAAAGGAAAGCATCCCATATGAagttttttcaaaagaatacCAGGTGGTCTTTCTGAGGAATGCGATGAGTAATACCGGATGAAACTCTTGAATTATATACATTTAACCCCCTGTTAAAGTTACACTAGCATATAGAGTTTATATGTGATCAGTAAGAACTTCTTAATCTTACAATAGAAGTTCAAGTAAGATGGGTGAGGTTTGGCAAAGTTTAGAAATGCTTCAATTAAATAATATGGGCGAAACATacttctttccttcttaaatatctaatagaATAGAATAATCATGGTCAttcataattttatttttctcaacgaaataaaaatacattATGAAATGATTAGCATCTTTCTATCATAGTATTTTCCCAAAGAATGAGTCCAAAATTTGGACTCACATACTACGCTGCAGCAAAAACCGTTTTctgcaaatatttcaataataataaaaaccATTATTTGAAACCGCTTCACTTCAAAGTGCTACTTTGCACTTTAATCATTACAAATATCATGAGACATGGAAATAAAGGATTTAACTTGCTTGTTACGTGTGACATGTCGCGCAATAAAATAACCTAATATGAGCCCTCAGGCCcaaatcaagaaattccCAACAGCGTAGAAAATAGTCCCAAATCGACGGGTCGAaaacgcaaaaaaataatatgcCTGTGatcagaaagaaatttgtcGGTGGTGTGGATATTGTTCTGCAGCTTTAATCATTGCAAAGGTCAAGTTTGCAGCATTGTAATCAACCGATCAAGAAAGTTGTTGCATAACTAGAACAATAATAAGCCATTGTCTCTTTTTCATGAACAGCCTTTCTTTAAAAATAGTTTCAGTAAAATTCAAGAATTACAATCATGCGGACCGGTGGTATTTCGATCAACAAATACATACATGATGCGATGCTAAAATCTGCCAATCGAAGCCCGATTAGAATAATCTATGTTAGTATTGGCTCATTTGGGACCAAATGCATCTTATCGCGGAAAATTGATTCCGGtgaaaaacgaaaaataaagaaaaaataacaacGCTCGCTGGTTCTTATGTGGCTCCCAAATTTACATTGTTTTAACTATTGGTGCTCACTTTCCCGTTGAAGTGTCCGAGATACGGTTGACAGCTTGCAGATTAATGAAATTATAAGTTAATTCGATAGTTTAGGGGCCAATGAAATAAGAAGTCGGATTCAAAGATCatgaaggaggaaaaaatcaTAAGACCCAGATCGCGTGTAAGAAGAGCGTAAGTAGAATGTACAAAActaatattttcatctgaAAGGGTGTACTAACTGGATACAGCTGTGTTTACTGCATCAAACGGAAAGTCAAGTGCTCGGGGGAGCAACCTTGTCAGCACTGTAAGGCTACAAAGCAGCAGTGCATCTATACACCATACAAAAGACGGATCTCCATTCTTTATTCCAGGTACCAGGATATGAAAGAAGACATAACTAAACTACAGGCTGAACTAGTGGAATTGAAGAGTCTAAATTCACAGCAGAACTTGTTAAGACAAACAGCAGATGGATCCACATTATCGACCCTACCAACATCGGGGGTTACTATAGGACCAGGTTACGTTTCAGGATCATCGGATGGAATAGTGACGAAACTTGCAGAAATGCAACATCCTCATATGAATTTAGGAGTCAGAGTTGCTCCAGACACGCTTCAAAGTTCGAGCGAGATGAAGGATGAGATCGATAACTGCGGACAGATGTTACaacatttgatgaaaagtcTAACACTAAAAGATGCGTTGCGACTAATAGACCAATGCCACTTTTACCTGAATGATATTTACTTCCCATACGATGTGCGGCTTCTGAAGTTGAAGCTTCAAAGATATTACAGACCGGTGACTCACTTCACATCCTTCTTACAAGAGGAAAAAACATATTTCAAGCCATTGGTTCTTTTGACGATTGCCTTGGGAAAGAGATACTTCGGGGAGTCGGACAGCATGACTCAGTCTTTGGTTTCATACTCATTAATGCTCATCAGTCCCATTGTAAATCTCAAATCTCAGAGCGAGAACTATCTGGTCGTTTCCGTGTATACCATGGCCAGTTTCTATTTTCGATCTATgaatttggaagatgatgcaATCATGTATTCTAATTTGGCCCTTCAATTTGCCATGCATATAAATCTTCATCGCTTTAAAAGAGAGAACAAGCTTCAGGAGGAAATCAAGTCCAGGGTCATGTGGGTGAGCTTCGGAACAAACAGAACGCTTTCTGCCAAAATGGGAAATCCATTTATTTTAAGCGCCAAGCAGATCACCAGACCGTTGCCAAAAATAATTTcgtatgatgaagaaggaaacaTCATACCTAGAGAGGACGGGTACTCTTTGCAGGACAGATGCCCAAATGAGGAGGACTTTCAGTTTTATATAAGGCTCACCCGTGTGGCGGAACAGATTTGCAAAGTCATATATTCACAGAAGTCACCACAAAACTTGATGTCGAATCTCGAGGACATCATTCAGAAGTTGATTTCTTGGAATTCCACCCTACCGGAAAACTATCGTTTTGACAAAACGTCTAGTACGAAAGATTCCAAGAAGAGAAGGTTGATATGCTCTTTGCACTTAAACTACTGCTTTTGCATTCATTTGACCACAATTCCAGTCCTCTACAGCTTTGTcgagcagaagaaaaaggcaCAGGACCAGGTTCCGGCAATAAATCAGAATCTAACGGAACTCATCACAATATGCATTAATGCTGCCGAAATGACGGTGAACATCTTGATGGATCTTAATAAGGAAAGGTCGTTGGCACTATTTGGTGTCATGGACTTGGACTACCTATATAGTGCGGCATTGGCCTTTTTCATGTGCGGAGATGTTCTTTCCATTAGAACGGCAGAAAACAAGAAATCGCTTGGATCATGCTTACTATTGCTAGGGGAGATGTCTGGAAATGGCAACGATTCTGCAAAAATGAAGTACCAAAGGCTGTTGGATTTGATTAATACCTACAGAAAGCAAAATCCTAAGCCTAAGGAATTGATAGAAATGGATCCTACAACTGAAAGTTCGATCGTTCTGGATGACATGGCTAATACTGATGATCCAGATATCGCAAATGCTCCAGGATCACCACCTCCGCTTGGTGATGAGTCCCGCACGCTCGAAAATGCCAGATTTATGGATGGCAGTGTTTTGGAGACCTTCCAAGGGTTAACCAATTCAGATCTTAATATTTGGGAAGATGGTTACAGGAATCTTCAACAGGTGGATTCTTACTGGGATGAGTttcaaagaagtttgttTGACGGAAGCATACTTTAGGCACGTTGCATACATTCATATTGTACACgtatataaatatgaaataaagGGTTTGGATATCATTATTACtgttcaacttctttttcGGCTGAAGGCGCATCTTTAGACTCCCTTGTAGTGATATCGGCCTGCTTATGTAAACTTTCTGATATTTCCGTATTGCTGAAAGCACTGTCTTTAGAAttgtcttcttcaaagtCAACCTGCTCATCTTTTACACCTGCATTATTGCCATTTGCACATTTACCTTTCTGCGCACACTCAATTTCAGATACGTCTGCTTGTTCATCTAGAGAATCCGAACGTGATTCCAAATTGGCAGAAGAACTTTGGGTAACCGTTTCATCCAAAGAAGGTATATTACTTTCCAAACCCACATGCACTGTATCTTCACTGCTCTCAATCTGCGTACcatcttcgttatttgTATAATTTTTCTGCTCATCCGTAACGGTTTGATGCTCAGCAATATGCTTATTAGGCACAATTTTCGGaccttctccttctgcaTCTGTTGATTTGACACCATTATCCCCTGGtttgatatcatcatcctctgcTTTGATAACATCATCCTCTGCTTTGATAACATCATCCTCTGCTTTGATAACATCATCCTCTGCTTTGATACCATCATCCTCTGCTTTGATATCACTATCATCTGGCCTAGTACTATCACCCTCATTCTTCATTTCCGGATCCTCGAAGTCCATCTTCCAGCTGTCCTCGGCAAAAACAGTAAATTTGGTCTTGGTTCCTAGAGTTTCGTCGTTTACCTCAACAACATTTCCAACAGATTTAGGAAGTCTTCTTCCCCGAGGAGCACGagctcttcttcttgcacCTAATTGCCTACTTTGCGGCTTACTAAGCTCCTTCTTACCAGAGTCAGATCGAGAAACCGGCATCTGGGATTTCACCTCCGGCAATACCATACCAGGTAAAGGTATACCgttcatcttcattccGAACATACTGTTCAACTTGCTAGAAAACTGCTCCCTCGAGGCATCTTTTTCCGGCTCATGGTTATCATAACTTGCAGATGCCAGATCATGCTTCCTTGGTCTATGTGAAGGAAGAACCGGGGCACGCTTATTAAGAAATCCCAGATCATGCTCTTGCTGCTGTTGAAGCATAGCCTGAAACTGTGCTATCTTAGATGATGGCTTTTTAGGAACCATAGGACGTTTCTTCTTAGGTTTTGGTGGCTGgaccttcttctccaacGAGATTTCGGATATGGTCTTAGATTTTTTCACAGAAGACACATTTTGCGACAAATCAGCTTCAGGGTTCTCTGTTTTCGATTTTACAGCATCAATCTTGTCTATATGTACAGCTTTCCGCTCCTTAAGATCATCACCGTCTGTATTTGCAGGCAGCAAAACACTACTTAGCTTCAAATCACCTTTGgcattatcatcatatcTTCTTGGGGTTGGAACTTTTGAAGAACACGTGTTTTCTTGGTCCAACACGTTTCTCTCTGGGTTCATTTCGGAAGCGTCATTAGAGTCGTTAGTGTCATCTTTAATGGAAATAGGAGACTCAGGGCTCTTTTTGTACATATCAATAACCGTATCGTATCCCGACTCCGAATTTGTCGAAACGGTAGTGCTTTTCCTTGGAATAGAGCAATTCAAGCTTGCTGGTGTATCGTTAACAACTGcattaaatgaaatatcGTCAGTCAATTTCCGTTCTTTAGGCAATAACGTGCTAACATCCTGAATATGTTTATCATCGCTCTCTGATTCATCTGCGTGATGCTCATCATTGTAATTTAGCTCACTTTCAGTCTGATCATTGATAATCTGCTCACTCACA
This sequence is a window from Brettanomyces bruxellensis chromosome 5, complete sequence. Protein-coding genes within it:
- a CDS encoding uncharacterized protein (SECRETED:SignalP(1-15)~CAZy:GH72) — encoded protein: MRFSALTLFAGACAAASLPAIKVKGNAFYNSESGDRFYIRGVDYQPGGSSNLTDPLGDAEICGRDIPYFQELGLNTIRVYSVDNTLDHSECMEKLADAGIYLILDLNTPDASLSRHDPGCSYNAVYLNEVFSTVDEFANYTNVLGFFAANELVNNEATLDTAPYIKAVVRDTKKYISARNYRQIPVGYSAADVSSLRKELADYLNCGNDSNARIDMLGVNDYSWCGSSSFTTSGYSEKVKMYTGYSVPIFLSEYGCNQVPGSRPFTEVKSIYSTQMSSVFSGGLVYQYTEDSSKYGLVQVESDTSVETLTDFDNLREELNSTEDPTGTAGASTSNSISSCPTNWNFSITVPTAPDGLAKLLKNGATGGNGFDASTQESCGDDAYYVSSTVKTSSTQSSNHSTAVSSSSSKATSTSSARATSSSSSTSKAIAAQLKTHGFTAVLTFIAAVFFY